The genomic stretch ACATCCTCAATGGAGAGAGTGCTGACGCGGCCGAGATGGTTCTTTTGGGTGGGGATACCAAGGTCACGTCAATGCTCGTGTACAGGGAATCCCTCGGAGCCCTCGCAATGGCATTCGGGCGTGAGAAGTTTGGGATAAAGGGCAAGCACAGCCTGCGGAAGTTCATTAGAAAAAACGGGTGGAAGCCGTTCAAACCCGTTCTGGACGTTCTCGATGGCCTTCTTGACGAGGCAGGCGTTGTTATACTCCAGGATGTCCAGCAGACACGGGAGCTTAGGCTTATTATGGAAAAATACAATCTTTTGCCTTCCGACGCCCAGATAGCCCTGACCTGTAAAAGCTACGGCATCGAGAGGATAGTCACATTTGATTCAGACTTCAAACGTGTTGAGTTCCTAAAAACTGTGGGGGTATGAGAATGAAGGAGTTCAAACGACTCACTCCCTACGGGGAGGCCTTAAAGCTACTACTCAACGATTTAGCCGAGGTCCCCGATGCGGAGGAACTTCCCCTGAATGAGGCCCTCGGCAGGGTCCTGG from Thermococcus sp. 21S7 encodes the following:
- a CDS encoding PIN domain-containing protein; this translates as MKDVIFIDTSVIVEYILNGESADAAEMVLLGGDTKVTSMLVYRESLGALAMAFGREKFGIKGKHSLRKFIRKNGWKPFKPVLDVLDGLLDEAGVVILQDVQQTRELRLIMEKYNLLPSDAQIALTCKSYGIERIVTFDSDFKRVEFLKTVGV